The Asterias amurensis chromosome 21, ASM3211899v1 genome has a segment encoding these proteins:
- the LOC139953036 gene encoding tetranectin-like, translating to MKLLMCLVFVWKIVDTLQSAQLSCARLQQPHLWKQHGGSCYLFLDARIARGPAMDFCRSKCAELSTPTTELENELIWRLFKDGVDPDFNYSKRMWLGCNNTNGAWVCLGDTPEIKYRNWLDGVEPSTENACTVMRHTDGTWEGPQCDVKYPKFTLCKTPATGEPISPITLRCTSMPKPSGLCPDPIHTVKVTSPMQCCLACAKECSCRSFSLTNTLDCQMNPGKINGAITTLRNQTSCEYYEYEM from the coding sequence ATGAAACTACTCATGTGCCTTGTATTCGTGTGGAAGATTGTAGACACTTTACAGTCAGCTCAACTTTCATGCGCAAGGCTGCAGCAACCCCATCTTTGGAAGCAACATGGCGGTTCGTGCTACCTGTTTCTGGACGCGAGGATAGCTCGCGGGCCCGCCATGGATTTCTGCCGGTCAAAGTGTGCCGAGTTATCAACCCCGACTACTGAACTAGAGAATGAACTAATATGGCGCTTGTTTAAAGACGGGGTCGATCCAGATTTTAACTACAGCAAGAGAATGTGGCTTGGGTGTAACAACACCAACGGAGCATGGGTGTGTCTGGGGGATACACCCGAGATAAAATACCGCAATTGGTTGGATGGTGTTGAACCCTCTACTGAAAATGCGTGCACGGTAATGAGGCACACGGACGGGACATGGGAAGGGCCGCAATGCGATGTAAAATACCCCAAATTCACACTCTGCAAGACACCGGCTACTGGTGAACCAATCTCACCCATAACTCTTAGATGTACCTCGATGCCTAAACCTAGCGGACTCTGCCCCGACCCGATCCACACCGTGAAAGTAACGAGCCCAATGCAGTGTTGCCTGGCGTGCGCAAAGGAGTGTAGCTGCCGTTCTTTCAGCCTAACCAACACCCTGGACTGCCAGATGAACCCGGGTAAGATCAACGGTGCGATTACTACCTTGAGAAATCAGACGTCGTGTGAATACTACGAGTATGAGATGTGA
- the LOC139953034 gene encoding 2'-5'-oligoadenylate synthase 3-like isoform X3, with protein sequence MTSEASPWELTPKSLTSFVSTHLRHGDHFADEVAQVLRNLVLYITKQASYSIARTSVSGDLVSGTTSTQEDAEFQLSLYLSDFRSIGDYRKGIQAVLAQTRDLLKAGGVHDAVKLRGQESLKDGAVQVRIMVNNEWYDGTVMPAVDLIGANPSKSVKETMYRQFMQDTDKLPYQATLSDIRHRFNQSLPQNVKDLILMVKYWRRNWLRLRRDKPNGRFFELFVVHCWEGSGAGEGFGLAAGLKEVLLLLSDWKNIKITWDESERRAYPRRVSDEKWRKILASKDYDEPFALDPIDPYPEYCEGVKIFTWDDISRTVRETLLEPLFQALPADSKW encoded by the exons ATGACCAGCGAGGCCTCCCCGTGGGAGTTGACTCCCAAGAGTCTGACGTCATTCGTGTCCACCCATCTACGCCACGGGGACCATTTTGCAGACGAGGTTGCACAGGTGCTTCGCAACCTCGTTCTTTACATTACGAAACAGGCATCGTACTCTATTGCCAGGACCTCCGTG AGTGGTGACCTCGTTTCGGGAACGACCTCGACACAAGAGGATGCCGAGTTCCAACTTTCCCTCTACCTGTCAGATTTCCGGAGTATCGGAGACTACCGTAAGGGAATCCAGGCTGTACTGGCTCAAACAAGGGATCTCCTGAAGGCCGGAGGCGTACATGACGCGGTGAAACTGCGGGGGCAGGAGAGCCTAAAGGACGGGGCAGTTCAAGTCAGGATCATGGTCAATAACGAGTGGTATGACGGAACGGTCATGCCGGCTGTGGACCTCATCGGAGCGAATCCAAGTAAAT CTGTTAAAGAAACAATGTACCGCCAGTTTATGCAGGACACGGATAAGCTTCCCTACCAGGCAACATTGAGTGACATCCGCCATCGTTTCAACCAAAGCCTTCCCCAAAATGTAAAAGATTTGATTCTGATGGTCAAATACTGGAGGCGGAACTGGCTCAGACTTCGAAGGGATAAACCCAACGGTCGGTTCTTCGAGTTGTTCGTTGTCCACTGTTGGGAGGGGAGTGGTGCTGGGGAGGGGTTCGGGCTTGCTGCCGGGCTGAAGGAGGTTCTACTCCTGCTGAGTGACTGGAAGAATATCAAGATCACCTGGGATGAGAGTGAACGGCGGGCCTACCCGAGACGAGTATCCGATGAAAAATGGCGAAAGATTCTTGcaag CAAAGACTACGACGAGCCGTTTGCTTTGGACCCCATTGACCCCTACCCTGAATACTGTGAAGGTGTCAAGATATTCACGTGGGACGATATTTCACGCACTGTGCGGGAAACGCTCCTGGAGCCATTATTCCAAGCCCTGCCAGCAGACTCAAAATGGTGA
- the LOC139953135 gene encoding uncharacterized protein: MWLGCNNTNGAWMCLGDTPGKKYRNWWNRVDPETENTCAAMRHSDGKWYGAVCDKDNYPKYTLCEAPATVGPFALRCASMPKPSGLCPDPTHTVKVTSPMQCCLACAKECSCRSFSLTHSLDCQMNPGKINGASTTLRNRTSCEYYEYEM, translated from the coding sequence ATGTGGCTTGGGTGTAACAACACCAACGGAGCATGGATGTGTCTGGGTGATACACCCGGGAAGAAGTACCGCAATTGGTGGAATCGAGTCGACCCCGAAACTGAAAATACGTGTGCGGCAATGAGGCACTCAGACGGGAAATGGTATGGAGCTGTGTGCGATAAAGATAACTACCCGAAATACACCCTCTGCGAGGCACCGGCTACTGTTGGACCATTCGCCCTTAGATGTGCCTCGATGCCGAAACCCAGCGGACTCTGCCCCGACCCGACCCACACCGTGAAAGTAACGAGCCCAATGCAGTGTTGCCTGGCGTGCGCAAAGGAGTGTAGCTGCCGTTCTTTCAGCCTAACCCACTCACTTGACTGCCAGATGAACCCGGGTAAGATCAACGGTGCGAGTACTACCTTGAGAAATCGGACGTCGTGTGAATACTACGAGTATGAGATGTGA
- the LOC139953034 gene encoding 2'-5'-oligoadenylate synthase 3-like isoform X2, translating to MNWPRDSQRTMTSEASPWELTPKSLTSFVSTHLRHGDHFADEVAQVLRNLVLYITKQASYSIARTSVSGDLVSGTTSTQEDAEFQLSLYLSDFRSIGDYRKGIQAVLAQTRDLLKAGGVHDAVKLRGQESLKDGAVQVRIMVNNEWYDGTVMPAVDLIGANPSKSVKETMYRQFMQDTDKLPYQATLSDIRHRFNQSLPQNVKDLILMVKYWRRNWLRLRRDKPNGRFFELFVVHCWEGSGAGEGFGLAAGLKEVLLLLSDWKNIKITWDESERRAYPRRVSDEKWRKILASKDYDEPFALDPIDPYPEYCEGVKIFTWDDISRTVRETLLEPLFQALPADSKW from the exons ATGAATTGGCCACGTGATAGTCAAAG GACAATGACCAGCGAGGCCTCCCCGTGGGAGTTGACTCCCAAGAGTCTGACGTCATTCGTGTCCACCCATCTACGCCACGGGGACCATTTTGCAGACGAGGTTGCACAGGTGCTTCGCAACCTCGTTCTTTACATTACGAAACAGGCATCGTACTCTATTGCCAGGACCTCCGTG AGTGGTGACCTCGTTTCGGGAACGACCTCGACACAAGAGGATGCCGAGTTCCAACTTTCCCTCTACCTGTCAGATTTCCGGAGTATCGGAGACTACCGTAAGGGAATCCAGGCTGTACTGGCTCAAACAAGGGATCTCCTGAAGGCCGGAGGCGTACATGACGCGGTGAAACTGCGGGGGCAGGAGAGCCTAAAGGACGGGGCAGTTCAAGTCAGGATCATGGTCAATAACGAGTGGTATGACGGAACGGTCATGCCGGCTGTGGACCTCATCGGAGCGAATCCAAGTAAAT CTGTTAAAGAAACAATGTACCGCCAGTTTATGCAGGACACGGATAAGCTTCCCTACCAGGCAACATTGAGTGACATCCGCCATCGTTTCAACCAAAGCCTTCCCCAAAATGTAAAAGATTTGATTCTGATGGTCAAATACTGGAGGCGGAACTGGCTCAGACTTCGAAGGGATAAACCCAACGGTCGGTTCTTCGAGTTGTTCGTTGTCCACTGTTGGGAGGGGAGTGGTGCTGGGGAGGGGTTCGGGCTTGCTGCCGGGCTGAAGGAGGTTCTACTCCTGCTGAGTGACTGGAAGAATATCAAGATCACCTGGGATGAGAGTGAACGGCGGGCCTACCCGAGACGAGTATCCGATGAAAAATGGCGAAAGATTCTTGcaag CAAAGACTACGACGAGCCGTTTGCTTTGGACCCCATTGACCCCTACCCTGAATACTGTGAAGGTGTCAAGATATTCACGTGGGACGATATTTCACGCACTGTGCGGGAAACGCTCCTGGAGCCATTATTCCAAGCCCTGCCAGCAGACTCAAAATGGTGA
- the LOC139953101 gene encoding nodal homolog, translated as MAYSVRILKGASAPHCPIVIFLLTLLMVTPCRTFDATFLEHPAVADALSNQRFQRDASMTARLRDFDGDLEFLTSFELENEQHFAQNLTSPVYMMDLYTSMETGEDRVHPSAEEIEAIVDSDTVRSFAAEIKESNSTSAGNFTRVWTANFRVTSIKDTERVRMAELRVLMGRTLSQSTLEVALHHWAPAPCPRDPRLFECFSKQLLISRILPTHRHDDYDGSEVFDVTEGLRHWFREENFLRGKYELEIRTVSDGAESSEDSVNSFSDEAELSSFSSLSSSSTSFSLFDDESTGSGEISQGEDSTGGLEDVTLVVFSRALQPVNIIHDAQSSVKVRTPRGASSRKNKKEKKHHDSSANKAEQERLIQEKLLREIIAQSRDAGTCRRVKMDVDFYTSGWASWIVYPKRFNAYRCAGRCAGPLGSADNPSNHAIMQNMVRSTGRPDMAPEPCCVPTKLSALSMIYLEHGNIVMKHHEDMVVEECGCR; from the exons ATGGCTTACTCCGTGAGGATTCTCAAGGGGGCGTCCGCTCCGCACTGCCCCATCGTCATCTTCCTCCTCACGCTCCTGATGGTGACACCCTGCCGGACTTTTGATGCGACGTTTCTGGAGCACCCAGCAGTTGCAGATGCCCTCTCCAACCAGCGCTTCCAGAGGGATGCCTCGATGACCGCGAGGCTGAGAGACTTTGACGGGGATTTGGAATTTCTGACCTCTTTTGAACTCGAGAATGAACAGCATTTTGCCCAGAATCTCACTTCCCCGGTGTACATGATGGACCTCTACACCTCCATGGAGACAGGGGAGGATCGCGTCCATCCATCAGCAGAGGAAATTGAGGCGATCGTCGATTCAGACACAGTCCGGAGTTTTGCTGCTGAAATTAAAG AATCCAACTCAACCTCAGCAGGCAACTTCACCCGGGTGTGGACAGCCAACTTCCGGGTAACTTCCATCAAGGACACAGAGCGAGTGCGCATGGCCGAACTTCGAGTCCTCATGGGCCGCACCTTGAGCCAGTCAACCCTAGAGGTCGCCCTTCACCACTGGGCTCCCGCTCCCTGTCCACGTGACCCGAGGCTGTTCGAGTGCTTCTCGAAGCAGCTTCTCATCTCCCGGATATTGCCGACCCATCGCCACGACGACTACGACGGAAGTGAGGTGTTTGACGTCACGGAGGGATTACGTCACTGGTTCCGTGAGGAAAATTTTCTGCGCGGGAAATACGAACTTGAGATCCGCACAGTGAGTGATGGTGCGGAGAGCTCGGAGGACTCGGTGAACTCTTTCTCAGACGAAGCAGAGCTCTCTTCGTTTTCATCGCTTTCATCATCTTCAACCTCGTTCTCACTGTTCGACGACGAATCAACCGGCTCTGGTGAGATCTCACAGGGAGAGGACAGCACCGGTGGACTAGAGGATGTCACGCTGGTAGTCTTTTCACGTGCCCTGCAGCCGGTCAACATCATCCACGACGCTCAGAGCTCAGTCAAAGTCCGCACTCCACGGGGCGCATCATCACGCAAGAACAAGAAGGAGAAGAAACATCACGACAGCTCAGCAAACAAGGCGGAACAGGAACGACTAATCCAGGAGAAACTACTACGTGAGATCATAGCTCAGAGCCGGGACGCCGGAACCTGTAGGAGAGTTAAGATGGATGTGGACTTCTACACCAGTGGCTGGGCCAGCTGGATCGTCTACCCGAAACGATTCAACGCTTACAGGTGCGCCGGGAGATGTGCCGGACCGCTCGGATCGGCGGATAATCCGAGCAACCACGCCATTATGCAGAACATGGTGCGGTCGACAGGGAGACCGGACATGGCGCCGGAACCGTGCTGTGTTCCGACTAAGTTATCTGCGTTGAGTATGATCTACCTGGAGCACGGGAACATTGTTATGAAACATCACGAGGACATGGTGGTTGAGGAATGTGGTTGCCGTTAA
- the LOC139953034 gene encoding 2'-5'-oligoadenylate synthase 3-like isoform X1 has translation MNWPRDSQSRTMTSEASPWELTPKSLTSFVSTHLRHGDHFADEVAQVLRNLVLYITKQASYSIARTSVSGDLVSGTTSTQEDAEFQLSLYLSDFRSIGDYRKGIQAVLAQTRDLLKAGGVHDAVKLRGQESLKDGAVQVRIMVNNEWYDGTVMPAVDLIGANPSKSVKETMYRQFMQDTDKLPYQATLSDIRHRFNQSLPQNVKDLILMVKYWRRNWLRLRRDKPNGRFFELFVVHCWEGSGAGEGFGLAAGLKEVLLLLSDWKNIKITWDESERRAYPRRVSDEKWRKILASKDYDEPFALDPIDPYPEYCEGVKIFTWDDISRTVRETLLEPLFQALPADSKW, from the exons ATGAATTGGCCACGTGATAGTCAAAG TAGGACAATGACCAGCGAGGCCTCCCCGTGGGAGTTGACTCCCAAGAGTCTGACGTCATTCGTGTCCACCCATCTACGCCACGGGGACCATTTTGCAGACGAGGTTGCACAGGTGCTTCGCAACCTCGTTCTTTACATTACGAAACAGGCATCGTACTCTATTGCCAGGACCTCCGTG AGTGGTGACCTCGTTTCGGGAACGACCTCGACACAAGAGGATGCCGAGTTCCAACTTTCCCTCTACCTGTCAGATTTCCGGAGTATCGGAGACTACCGTAAGGGAATCCAGGCTGTACTGGCTCAAACAAGGGATCTCCTGAAGGCCGGAGGCGTACATGACGCGGTGAAACTGCGGGGGCAGGAGAGCCTAAAGGACGGGGCAGTTCAAGTCAGGATCATGGTCAATAACGAGTGGTATGACGGAACGGTCATGCCGGCTGTGGACCTCATCGGAGCGAATCCAAGTAAAT CTGTTAAAGAAACAATGTACCGCCAGTTTATGCAGGACACGGATAAGCTTCCCTACCAGGCAACATTGAGTGACATCCGCCATCGTTTCAACCAAAGCCTTCCCCAAAATGTAAAAGATTTGATTCTGATGGTCAAATACTGGAGGCGGAACTGGCTCAGACTTCGAAGGGATAAACCCAACGGTCGGTTCTTCGAGTTGTTCGTTGTCCACTGTTGGGAGGGGAGTGGTGCTGGGGAGGGGTTCGGGCTTGCTGCCGGGCTGAAGGAGGTTCTACTCCTGCTGAGTGACTGGAAGAATATCAAGATCACCTGGGATGAGAGTGAACGGCGGGCCTACCCGAGACGAGTATCCGATGAAAAATGGCGAAAGATTCTTGcaag CAAAGACTACGACGAGCCGTTTGCTTTGGACCCCATTGACCCCTACCCTGAATACTGTGAAGGTGTCAAGATATTCACGTGGGACGATATTTCACGCACTGTGCGGGAAACGCTCCTGGAGCCATTATTCCAAGCCCTGCCAGCAGACTCAAAATGGTGA